In Haematobia irritans isolate KBUSLIRL chromosome 1, ASM5000362v1, whole genome shotgun sequence, a genomic segment contains:
- the LOC142222556 gene encoding corticotropin-releasing factor-binding protein produces MKAAVVFFSLSIIVLSVTAWPNVKRTFDLYPHNPSPYEIHTITDCMHVASEAGDYAFKKLPPHSIPAPVAALFGNTDEMGAEASAMLQLEESLQVCGLYVIGEPDTIVEITMKHYDVNCETGALMAFVDGWELNGEYFPSAKDHHRPLEDRVQEFCNNYKQWPRLSNKKFFRSNQNAALLQYRIPVKGSFIANIRFHKITQPCNVLVQDTDALFHIANYGHNRNCSISALFPAAVSVTNLKIGGKAVRQDKPNYECGMFGDRLEIGGSSGLDSTGMEKSSEICGFATESGPEQAIFCGVTTLRLISTGRFQNQASVMIRKADEHDLDIATLICAL; encoded by the exons GCATGGCCCAATGTGAAAAGGACATTCGATTTGTATCCGCATAATCCGAGCCCTTATGAGATACACACCATAACAG ATTGTATGCATGTGGCTTCCGAGGCTGGTGATTATGCCTTCAAAAAGTTACCACCACATTCCATACCAGCACCGGTAGCAGCATTATTTGGCAACACCGATGAAATGGGAGCTGAAGCGTCTGCCATGCTACAATTGGAGGAATCTTTGCAAGTGTGTGGCCTCTATGTGATTGGAGAACCCGATACCATAGTCGAAATAACGATGAAACATTACGATGTGAACTGTGAAACGGGAGCTCTTATGGCc TTTGTTGATGGTTGGGAGCTAAATGGtgaatatttcccctcagccaaGGATCATCATCGCCCCTTAGAGGATAGAGTTCaggaattttgcaataattacaAGCAGTG GCCTCGTTTATCcaacaagaaattttttagatccAATCAGAATGCTGCTCTTCTTCAATATCGTATTCCCGTCAAAGGCAGTTTCATAGCAAATATCCGTTTTCATAAAATCACCCAAC CCTGCAATGTTTTGGTTCAAGATACGGATGCCTTATTTCACATCGCTAACTATGGTCACAATCGTAATTGTTCCATATCTGCACTGTTTCCTGCCGCTGTTTCGGTGACAAATCTTAAAATTGGTGGCAAAGCGGTGCGACAGGATAAACCAAATTATGAA TGTGGTATGTTTGGTGACCGTTTGGAAATTGGTGGCTCATCTGGTTTGGATTCTACGGGTATGGAGAAATCAAGTGAAATTTGTGGTTTTGCCACAGAGTCAG GACCTGAACAAGCGATTTTCTGTGGCGTCACCACATTACGGTTGATATCAACTGGACGATTCCAAAATCAAGCAAGTGTTATGATACGAAAAGCTGATGAACATGATCTGGACATAGCCACACTGATTTGTGCTctataa